From Haloarcula sp. CBA1127, a single genomic window includes:
- a CDS encoding NAD(P)-dependent oxidoreductase has product MPESVAVTGGNGRIGKHVLEHLATAGYRTVNLSRGKRDETHSDAYIKTDLLDAGEVYGALAKNDADAVVHLGMIPTPDQTPGYRTYESNVMSSYHVLEVAGELGIDTVALASSFSAIGGGFEPEPITVDYLPIDEDHRLTPSNPYAMGKQTLEIAADGFARRSADAPETITSLRFPWVVDDDLAQETFVEADRTLTGLRNSAHFHTQRNTLCGYVHATDAVTLVEAAIEASFDGHERLWVSAPDTSAETPSAELAAELYPKADYRGPAADDANPYTALIDTSKAERLLDWEPIWSWRQLA; this is encoded by the coding sequence ATGCCTGAATCGGTCGCCGTCACCGGCGGCAACGGCCGCATTGGCAAGCACGTTCTCGAACATCTGGCCACAGCCGGGTATCGAACGGTCAACCTCTCCCGCGGCAAGCGCGACGAGACACACTCGGACGCATACATCAAGACTGACCTGCTCGATGCGGGCGAGGTGTACGGTGCACTCGCAAAGAACGATGCCGACGCTGTCGTCCACCTCGGAATGATTCCCACGCCCGACCAGACGCCGGGATACCGGACCTACGAGAGCAACGTCATGTCCAGCTATCACGTGCTGGAAGTCGCCGGCGAACTGGGAATCGACACGGTTGCGCTGGCGTCGAGTTTCAGCGCTATCGGCGGCGGGTTCGAACCGGAGCCGATTACGGTCGACTACCTCCCGATTGACGAGGACCACCGACTCACGCCATCGAACCCGTATGCAATGGGAAAGCAGACACTGGAGATCGCCGCCGACGGATTCGCCCGCCGGAGCGCGGACGCGCCGGAGACCATCACATCGCTTCGGTTCCCGTGGGTCGTTGACGATGACCTGGCTCAGGAGACGTTTGTCGAGGCCGACCGTACCCTCACCGGACTCCGGAACTCGGCGCATTTCCACACCCAGCGCAACACGCTCTGTGGCTATGTCCACGCTACCGACGCTGTCACGCTCGTCGAAGCAGCCATCGAGGCGTCGTTCGACGGCCACGAGCGGCTCTGGGTATCGGCCCCGGACACGAGCGCAGAGACACCGAGCGCCGAACTCGCGGCGGAACTGTACCCCAAGGCTGACTACCGGGGACCGGCAGCCGACGACGCGAACCCGTACACAGCGCTCATCGACACGTCGAAAGCCGAGCGGCTGCTCGACTGGGAACCGATCTGGAGCTGGCGACAACTGGCGTGA